One genomic segment of Deinococcus cellulosilyticus NBRC 106333 = KACC 11606 includes these proteins:
- a CDS encoding MurR/RpiR family transcriptional regulator, with protein MSQSFPAHLPPLLRKLHVMREEVGAASVRIIDTILANPEEFLHWTIADLSAVSNSSEATVVRLVQGLGFRSYQEFKLKLSRTLASSDRDASQQVIQPFDAPEQILQKVFESSSTSLSDTLEHLEKDAFAKTVDVLSQARRIEFLGVGASAIIAQDAHQKFLKLGLLCGVHTDTYNMTQVCALLEPADVAFAISYSGNRAEVLNAAKLARDNGAQVIALSGLGRTPLSRLAHHTLTVSATESPYRPEHVASRLAQLCIVDALVASLHVLGEPFSSRRINKIDQALKKAQERK; from the coding sequence ATGTCGCAATCCTTTCCAGCCCATCTGCCCCCCCTGCTGCGCAAGCTCCATGTCATGCGTGAAGAGGTCGGGGCTGCCAGTGTGCGGATCATTGACACCATCCTGGCCAACCCGGAGGAATTTCTGCACTGGACCATCGCAGATCTCTCTGCTGTGTCCAACTCCAGCGAGGCCACCGTGGTCAGACTGGTGCAGGGCCTGGGCTTCAGAAGCTATCAGGAATTCAAACTGAAACTGTCCCGCACCCTGGCCAGCAGTGACCGGGACGCCTCACAGCAGGTGATCCAGCCTTTCGATGCCCCGGAGCAGATCCTGCAGAAGGTGTTTGAGTCCAGCAGCACCTCCCTCTCGGACACCCTGGAGCATCTTGAGAAAGATGCATTTGCTAAAACGGTGGATGTGCTTTCTCAGGCCAGACGCATCGAGTTTCTGGGGGTGGGGGCCTCTGCCATCATCGCCCAGGATGCCCACCAGAAGTTCCTCAAGCTGGGGCTGCTCTGTGGGGTGCACACTGACACTTACAACATGACGCAGGTTTGCGCACTGCTGGAACCTGCCGATGTGGCCTTCGCCATTTCCTACTCGGGCAACCGGGCAGAAGTTCTGAATGCTGCAAAACTGGCCCGCGACAATGGTGCACAGGTGATTGCCCTTTCTGGTCTCGGACGCACGCCCCTGTCCCGTCTGGCCCACCACACCCTGACTGTTTCTGCCACCGAAAGCCCTTACAGGCCAGAACATGTGGCTTCCCGACTCGCACAGCTCTGCATTGTGGACGCCCTGGTGGCCTCCCTGCATGTGCTGGGCGAACCTTTTTCAAGCAGGCGCATCAACAAGATTGATCAGGCCCTCAAAAAAGCGCAGGAAAGAAAGTGA
- a CDS encoding ABC transporter permease, translating to MKRVARRSPFTALIWSALLLVALIPGLLPRLLAPLSAGTPPETDRPLWQLTLDHLLLVLLAEGIILLLALPLVVFVTRPHNQSFLRLTETLTGLGQTVPTLAILALAVPALGFGVYPTLLGLILYGLVPVISNGIAGLLSVDEGVLDAATGTGMTGLQKLLRIEFPLAMPVLLAGIRTSTVYNVGTATIGAALGAGGLGSPIINGLSQQNTGLVMVGALCAALLALTLDALIGLIATGDAAPQAR from the coding sequence GTGAAAAGGGTTGCACGGAGAAGCCCTTTCACTGCACTCATCTGGTCTGCCTTGTTGCTGGTGGCCCTGATTCCAGGCCTGTTGCCCCGACTGCTGGCTCCACTGTCTGCCGGGACACCCCCCGAAACAGACAGACCCCTCTGGCAGCTTACCCTGGACCACCTGCTTCTGGTGCTGCTGGCCGAGGGCATCATCCTGCTGCTGGCGTTGCCACTGGTTGTCTTCGTGACCCGCCCACACAACCAGTCCTTTTTGCGCCTCACAGAAACCCTGACCGGACTGGGCCAGACGGTCCCCACCCTGGCGATTCTGGCTCTTGCCGTTCCAGCACTCGGATTTGGGGTCTATCCGACCCTGCTGGGCCTGATCCTGTACGGTCTCGTTCCGGTGATCTCCAATGGGATCGCGGGCCTGCTCAGTGTGGATGAAGGGGTGCTGGACGCAGCAACCGGAACCGGCATGACCGGACTGCAGAAACTGCTGCGCATCGAGTTCCCACTGGCCATGCCCGTGCTGCTCGCAGGAATTCGCACCAGCACCGTGTACAACGTTGGAACTGCAACCATCGGAGCGGCGCTGGGTGCAGGTGGTCTGGGGTCCCCAATCATCAATGGTCTGTCCCAGCAGAACACAGGCCTCGTGATGGTGGGAGCCCTCTGTGCTGCCCTGCTTGCTCTCACCCTGGACGCCCTGATCGGCCTGATCGCCACAGGAGATGCAGCACCGCAAGCCCGCTGA
- a CDS encoding ABC transporter ATP-binding protein translates to MIELKGLQKKYGERTAVEDLTLTFPAGKITALLGPSGCGKTTTLRMINRLIEPTAGSISLNGQNVLGIRPEVLRRNMGYVIQRIGLFPHLTIGQNVATVPDLLKQDRKQTRQKVDELLQLVGLDPDLFRDKKPAELSGGQQQRVGVARALAADPPVLLMDEPFGALDPIAREKLQLEFLDIQKRLSKTIVMVTHDISEAILMADCIALMNEGRLEQFGTPDELIHQPASPFVRRFMGEDAVLTQLAGISLAELVKPGHLEGAPVLSSSDHARLALSVMLRDGVDAVAVQDHSGVLGVVHYSDLLHLQRSQK, encoded by the coding sequence ATGATCGAACTGAAAGGCTTGCAGAAAAAATACGGGGAGCGCACCGCAGTGGAGGACCTGACCCTCACCTTCCCGGCAGGCAAAATCACTGCCCTGCTGGGGCCATCAGGGTGTGGAAAGACCACCACCCTGAGGATGATCAACCGCCTGATTGAACCCACCGCAGGCAGCATCTCCCTGAACGGTCAGAACGTGCTGGGCATCCGGCCCGAGGTGCTGCGCCGCAACATGGGTTACGTGATCCAGCGAATTGGGCTCTTTCCCCACCTGACCATTGGGCAGAACGTCGCCACGGTGCCTGACCTTTTAAAGCAGGACCGAAAACAGACCCGTCAGAAGGTGGATGAACTTCTGCAACTGGTGGGTCTTGATCCTGACCTCTTCCGGGACAAGAAACCTGCAGAACTTTCCGGAGGGCAGCAGCAACGGGTGGGGGTGGCCCGTGCCCTCGCTGCAGACCCTCCTGTTCTCCTGATGGATGAGCCTTTCGGTGCCCTGGACCCCATTGCCAGAGAGAAACTGCAACTGGAATTTCTGGACATCCAGAAACGCCTTTCCAAAACCATTGTCATGGTGACGCACGACATCAGCGAGGCCATTCTGATGGCAGACTGCATTGCCCTGATGAATGAAGGCCGCCTGGAGCAGTTTGGGACGCCTGATGAACTCATTCATCAGCCTGCCAGTCCGTTTGTGCGCAGGTTCATGGGGGAAGATGCTGTGCTCACCCAGCTTGCAGGCATTTCCCTTGCTGAACTGGTGAAACCCGGGCATCTGGAGGGGGCCCCGGTGCTTTCCTCCAGTGACCATGCCAGGCTGGCCCTGTCGGTGATGCTCCGGGATGGTGTGGATGCTGTGGCCGTGCAAGACCACAGTGGAGTGCTGGGTGTGGTGCACTACAGCGATCTGCTGCATCTGCAGAGGAGCCAGAAGTGA
- a CDS encoding ABC transporter permease: MKHTFDFRTLLLPLALLAAALFLPWTGLRPNRIALPEFHMLAAQHQWLGGALLSVLAAVGFFRPRWLWLPASFALAGGFFLFGLLTRHDLLGQSEIARVSASTGFWLWMVGAGMALYVSSLALPSRRQLWAWLWVPVVVLLYLTHQLDSWSVLVEGRNEGERWLAELGQHFRLTLSALLVATLVGGPLAVWSSRNEKAAAFTLGLAGAFQTVPSLALLGLLIAPLSWLADHVPGLRAAGVSGIGTTPALVALTLYAMLPLLRNGVVALRGVDEGVLDAARGMGMTDTQRFWRVELPLALPVWLAGVRQAMVLLIGVTSVAALIGAGGLGVYIFKGLQGGATDLILLGAIPACLLAVLADVLLRALEQLLGTKLGRTT; the protein is encoded by the coding sequence ATGAAGCACACCTTTGATTTCAGGACCCTTCTGCTTCCGCTGGCCCTGCTCGCGGCAGCCCTCTTTCTGCCGTGGACAGGTCTGAGACCCAACCGCATTGCCCTTCCCGAGTTTCACATGCTGGCCGCGCAGCACCAGTGGCTTGGAGGGGCTTTGCTTTCTGTTCTCGCAGCCGTCGGCTTTTTCCGGCCCAGATGGCTCTGGTTGCCTGCCAGCTTTGCGCTGGCAGGTGGTTTTTTTCTGTTTGGACTCCTCACCCGTCACGATCTTCTGGGCCAGTCTGAAATCGCCAGGGTGAGTGCAAGCACAGGCTTCTGGTTGTGGATGGTGGGTGCAGGCATGGCCCTTTACGTCTCCAGTCTGGCCCTCCCTTCAAGGCGGCAACTCTGGGCGTGGCTGTGGGTTCCTGTGGTGGTCCTGCTTTACCTGACCCATCAGCTGGACAGCTGGAGCGTGCTGGTCGAGGGCCGCAACGAAGGGGAACGCTGGCTCGCAGAACTCGGGCAGCACTTCAGGCTGACGCTCTCAGCCCTGCTGGTGGCCACCCTGGTCGGTGGACCGCTTGCTGTGTGGTCCAGCCGCAATGAGAAGGCAGCAGCCTTCACCCTCGGACTGGCCGGAGCTTTCCAGACCGTACCCAGTCTCGCCCTGCTGGGCCTTCTGATTGCCCCCCTTTCATGGCTTGCGGACCATGTTCCCGGCCTGCGGGCTGCGGGGGTGAGCGGCATCGGGACCACACCTGCCCTGGTGGCCCTTACCCTGTACGCCATGCTCCCTCTGCTGCGAAACGGGGTGGTGGCCCTCAGGGGTGTGGATGAGGGCGTGCTGGACGCTGCCCGTGGCATGGGCATGACTGACACCCAGCGTTTCTGGAGGGTAGAGCTCCCTCTGGCACTGCCGGTGTGGCTCGCCGGGGTGCGTCAGGCGATGGTCCTCCTGATTGGTGTCACCAGTGTTGCTGCCCTGATCGGAGCAGGAGGACTGGGCGTGTACATCTTCAAAGGGCTGCAGGGAGGGGCTACAGATCTGATTCTGCTGGGGGCCATCCCAGCGTGTCTGCTGGCCGTGCTGGCCGATGTGCTGCTGCGTGCCCTGGAGCAACTGCTTGGAACAAAACTGGGAAGGACCACATGA
- a CDS encoding ABC transporter substrate-binding protein has protein sequence MKKSVLLIAAFALAAQASAKPIVVASKLDPEAQLLGQIILLTLKDAGFDVTDKTSLGDTGVARKAILSGEIDVYPEYTGNAVYLFPEAKISSENAQNPKVIHKLAKDLDARNGITWLNPANVNNTWALALPAKFARANKLSSYADLAGYLNKGGNLKVAGSPEFFNRPDAFQLFENTYGFKLKADQKLLLAGATPLQTQQAAASGQNGVNAAMAYGTDGTIAALDLVVLKDPKNAQPVYQPAPIIRTEVLKANPKIQTLLNKAFRTLNQSGIQKLNAQIAVEGKPARDVAAAFLKSKGIIK, from the coding sequence ATGAAGAAAAGTGTTTTACTGATTGCCGCTTTTGCCCTTGCCGCACAGGCTTCTGCCAAACCGATTGTTGTGGCGAGCAAGCTGGACCCCGAAGCACAACTTCTGGGGCAGATCATCCTGCTGACCCTGAAAGACGCCGGATTTGACGTCACCGACAAAACCAGCCTCGGGGACACCGGAGTGGCCCGTAAAGCCATCCTGTCTGGAGAAATTGACGTTTACCCCGAGTACACCGGAAATGCCGTCTACCTCTTCCCGGAAGCCAAAATCAGCAGCGAGAATGCACAGAATCCCAAAGTGATTCACAAGCTGGCAAAAGACCTGGATGCCAGAAACGGCATCACCTGGCTGAATCCTGCCAACGTGAACAACACCTGGGCACTGGCCCTCCCTGCCAAGTTTGCCAGGGCCAATAAACTTTCCAGTTATGCCGATCTGGCAGGCTACCTGAACAAAGGCGGCAACCTCAAGGTGGCCGGGAGCCCGGAGTTCTTCAACCGTCCTGACGCATTCCAGCTCTTTGAAAACACCTATGGCTTCAAATTGAAAGCAGACCAGAAGCTGCTGCTGGCCGGAGCCACCCCTCTGCAAACCCAGCAGGCTGCAGCAAGTGGGCAGAACGGTGTGAATGCAGCGATGGCCTACGGCACCGACGGGACCATTGCTGCGCTGGATCTGGTGGTGCTCAAAGACCCCAAAAATGCCCAGCCGGTGTACCAGCCAGCACCCATCATCCGCACAGAAGTGCTGAAGGCCAACCCCAAAATCCAGACTTTGCTCAACAAGGCTTTCAGGACGCTGAACCAGTCGGGCATCCAGAAACTGAACGCCCAGATTGCCGTAGAAGGGAAGCCTGCCCGTGATGTGGCAGCAGCCTTCCTGAAGAGCAAAGGCATCATCAAGTAA